The uncultured Pseudodesulfovibrio sp. genome contains the following window.
ACATGGAAAAGATGATCGTGGCCATGTACGCGGACCTGGGCCAGACCGTTTTCAAAGCGCGGGGCTGGAACGGGGGGAGGGTGTAGGCATGTTTATCGGAGGCCGAAGGGAAGTCCCGCTCATCATGCAGCCCACCGGGGGGTGGAACGCTTCGTTGCACCCGTCGCAGATCGCGGACAATGAACTGTCCCAGGCCTACAACGTGGTCTATGACCCCTCAACCGGGAAGCTGACCACGCGGCAGGGGTTGGCTGTGGCCTCCACGACCGCGCTCGGTGACCCGATCACCTTCCTGTACCCGTTCGTGCGCAAGGATTCGGAAGGGTACCTCATGGCCGTGGCCGCCGGGGTGCTCTATCACTACGACTTTTCCGCCGGGCAGTGGGTCACTGTGGCCTCTCTCAACAACTCTGACACGCCGACCATGACCACGTTCAATGGCAAGTTGGTCGTGGCGGACGGCGCTTTCGGCGGCCTGCTGACTTGGGACGGTTCCAAGGTGGACAGGCTGGAAAACAGCCCGCAGGCGACCATTGTTTTCTCTGCCCGCGGCAGGCTGGTCTGCAACATGGTTGACGACCTTGACGCCGTGTACATGTGCGGGCCCGAGGACGAAACTGATTGGGACACCACGGACGGCGGCGCCGTGTCCATCCGCGCCGGGTTCGGCGACGGCATGGCCGTGAACGGGTTCGCCATGGTGTCCGGTTCGTTGATCGTGTCCAAGGTCGCCCGCAACGACGGGGCCGTGGTCGGCAAAAAACTGTGGCGGCTGAACATGGCGGCTCCGGTTTCGTCCTGGGCCGCCGACGACCTGAGCCTGTCCAATGCGGCTATCGGGCCACACTGCATTACCGGGTTCGGCAACAACGTCTACTACATCGACTCAGAGGGTTTCGAGGCCCTGGCCCCGACGCAGGCTTACGGCGACATTGCCACGGACCCGTCTATAGGAACGAAGGTCAACGCGGTGCTCGGGCAATTCGCCAACCTTGCCGACGAGCCCATGATGGTGAAACTGCCGAGCATGGCCGCCGTGTGGACGCTGCTGACCAAAACTAATGGGTGGAGCCAGATTTACACGTTCTCTCCGCTGGGCGGGTTTACCGAGATCGGTTTCGGCACGGATATCTACGCCGTGGCCGAGTTCGGCGGGGCCGTCTACCTGGCCGGGGAGTCCGGGTATCTCTACAAGCTCCAGAACCGGGCTGTGGACGAAATCGAGCCCGGAGTGGAGAAGGACGTTGTGTCCGTGGCGCGGTTCAAGATGATCACCGGGCCCGGCGACCTGCTCCTGACCAAGGTCATTCTCCAGACGAATTTCGAATGGTCCGGGACCTACAACATCGAGGTCTACGGCAGCGACGAACTGACCAGACGGCTGCTGCAGACCGTGGACTTCGTGCGCGGTTCCGGGGCCGATTCCCTGCATGATGCCCTGTACGACCTGGCAGACGCGAACTTTCCGCTGGCCGGCGGGCGGGTGGAGAACAGGGAATGTCGGGCGCAGTTCCGCAACAGCGGGATCATGCTCCAGGTCAGGACCATGAACGGCGGCAGGATGAGCATATCCGAACTGGCCGCAAAACTGGTTGTGGTGGGGAGGTAGCGAGATGCCGAGTCTTGGTGGTGGCGGGAACTACGGAGGCAACGACCCGAGCGGGGGCGCTGGGCGTGATTCCGGCGGGTACGGCATGGGCGGTGGAGATAGCCGTAACCATGACAACGACCGTAACAGCATGTGGGCCAAGGACCCGAAGACAGGGCGTTGGACGCAGGTCGGCGCACCGTCCCGCATGGGCGGCATGATGACCACGGCCGCCGGGTACAACATGAACCGGGCGGCGGACCGGGCAAACGGCGGGCTGGGGCTCCAGGCGTACGGAATAGATTCCAAGCAGAGCCCGTTTTACAGCGGCTACTACGAGAACCTGCAGCGCAACATCAAGGAGGACGCGCAGGGGCGGCGGGCCTCGGAGGCTTCGGTCCGAGACGCGATAGACCGGTCGAGTCTCGGATGGACGGACCGGGTGAAGGCCCTGGACGCCTTCAAGGAAGGCAATCTCGGCGCACTCGACGCCCTGGGCATAGACACCTCGAAAATGCAGGAGACCCACCGCAGCGGCGGGCTGATGGGCATGATCGGTGATTTCTTCGGAGCGAAGAAAAACGACGTGGACACCATGGCCGAGGTGGAGGACGCAACCCCGGAATGGGGATACAGCCCGCTCGGTCTCGGGATCGGCGTACTGGCCCCGGCGGTGGCGGAACAGGTGTATGGGGTGACGGAGAACGTCCCGGCGGCCATGGCGGCGAAGAAGGCTACGGACTACGTGTCGAGCAAAATGACACCGAGCGTTCCCCGCGCGGCCAACTATGCGACCAAAGCCTTGGGCGTGGCCGGTGTCCCCGTGGCCGGGGCGTTGGCAAATGCGGCAGGCCTCATAAACCAGGCGCGTGACCTGAATTACATCGGCCAGACAAACCCATATGGGCCAGCACGGGCGAATGAGAATTACGGCAGTGAGGGCACGGGTGGGATGATGAGCGGACCGGAGGCTGTCACCGCTTCATTGGCAAAGGGAGAAGGGTACAACCCAGACTTGGCCGGACAATGGCAATACCTCTTTGGAGTGCCATGGTATGTCTAATTATTTGTCTTTGAAATCGTCGAGGCTCATGCCCGTTGTGTCTCGGTTCCCGGTAGAGAGGAGAGCCCCATCTATGAGCAACCACAAGATGTCTTCTCCGTGCTCGTCGAGGAAAGAAGGGTCATTTCTGACCATCGGTGTGTTCGGGCCCAATGCTGTTGGCGAATCCGCATTGGCGAATGCCTCGGACCGGGCTTCCTCGGCCTGTTGTTCCATGGTCTTGGGCTGCTTCGGCGCACAGGCGAAGAGCAATGATGCGGCGAGTATGAGGAAGAGAATGCGTTTCATGGTTGTCCCCTTTACCCGGTGGGTAACACGAAGCGCGTAAAAATTTCAACTAGAGATCGGATGGCGATTTCTAGAATCCCAGGAGGGAATGACCAATGGCACTGACCACCAATCCATACGCGACCGACGCCGAAGTGGGGTCCATGGACTCGACCACGGCGCAGAAGAAGGGGCTGGGCACAGGCTCCAACATCATGCAAGCCGGGCTTCAACGGCAGCAGGCGTACCCGCAGAGCTACACCAGCCAGATGCAGGGACCGGCCCAGGCCAACTACTACGACTACACTGCTCCGGGGCAGATGAACACCGTGTCCGGCCTGGAAGGAGGCGACTACGCCAAGCTGACGCAGAGCCTGCAGCAGCCGATCCTGTCCCAGCACAACCAGGCCATGGCCGGGATCAACGACCAGTATTCGGCGCGTGGGCTGTACGGGTCCACCGGCGGCGGCATGATGAGCCAGGCGCAGGGTGCGCAGAACCAGGCCACACAGAACGCCCTGTCCAACGCCGTGGCCACCGGGTACGGGCTCCAGCTCCAGGACCAGAGCCAGCAGATCGACCAGAACAAGGCTTCGTGGGCCGCAGGGCTGGCCAACGCCCAGGACCAGAACACCTACAACCAGAACGCCCTGAACTACAACCTGGACCAGCAGAACCAGCAGGCACAGTGGAACAACTCCCTGCTCGAGCAGGACTACAACCAGGCACTCAACGAGTTGAACTGGCAGAACACCATTGACGAACAGAACTTCCAGCGGGCCATGCAGTTGGCCGGGCAGGGCAACTCCGGGGCCGTGGCATCGCAGCAGTTGCAGGCCGCCCAGGACCAGGCTGACGCGAACACCAACGCGGCCATATGGGGCTCTGTCGGCAATTTGGCCAGTTCGGCGACCAGCGGCCTGATGGACAACCTGTGGGACTCCATCTTCTAGGGGGCACGATATGGGCATGATGAACAGCGGAATCGCCGGTTTCCTGAACGGCACGGTCGAGGGGCTTGACCGGGTCCGGGAGCGCAGACGGCAGGATGAACTGGACAAGCGGCAGGCGCAAAAGGACGCCCTGGCGGCGAAGTTTACGCAGTTGCAGATGGACATCGCCCAGCAGAATCAGGCGATGCAGGGAGCCAAGCTGGCGCAGCTCGACAAGCAGCGCAAGGCCGACAGCTATCTCTACCAGCACCCACAGGCCGTGGGCGGCATGATGGCATCTTCCGGCGACAACTGGGCGCGCGGTTTCGGCGGCGGTCCGGATCTGACGGCGGCGAGTCCGGAGGCGTACAAGTGGGCGGCTGAGTACCAAACACCGGAGCAGAAGCTGCAGGATGCGATGGACCTGTACGGGGCGAAAAAACAGATTGATTCGATGTATCCCGGAGAACAGAAACTGACTGGAGTTATGGGTAACCTCAAGCAGATGTTCCCCAATGCGACATCAGAGCAAATCCTGAAAATGGCGGTAGATCAGCGCAAGGCAGGGGCTGTGCAGGTCAACATGGGCGGAAAGCCTGTTCCGACCGAGAAGACGCGCCAAATAGCCCTGTCCGAGGCGGGTAAAAAGGCCGCTGACGCCGCAGAAAAGTTGTTGTTCAATCCTGATGGAGGCGTTGACAGGTCGACCATTGCCGCCCTTCGAGCCCCGTTAGATGTGGCCGCAAGCGGCGTATTCGGGCCAAGCGCCTCGGCAGCCTATACGGCAGTGCGCGAGGCGGTCGCTTCGAAAATGCGGCTGGAGTCTGGAGCTGTCATCTCCGACAAAGAAATTGACGAGGCTATGGGGCAATACATCCCCGGCGTGTTCGACACCCCATCTGTGGCGAAAGAGAAGCTAGCCAAGCTCAAGCGCGTGCTCGACCGCTACCAGCAGTTGGGGGAACAAGGTATGGGCATCAAGCCGCAAGAAGGCACTAAAAGTCCTAGCGTTGATCTCATTTACAATCCGCAGACCGGGGAGTTTGAATAATGCCCAACGTTAAGATGCCGGATGGCAAGGTCGTGCAGTTCCCGGAGGGAATGAGCAAAGAGGACATGCGGCGCGCGTCGGCAAAATACGTCACGCAACACAGCGGACCAAAGGCGGATGACGGCGGCGACTGGGTGCGTGGTACCTTCCAAACACTTGGCTCTGTGCTTGGCGGCGGTGCGGCGGCCATCGGTGGGCAACTCGGGCCACAAGCTTTTGCCCCGGAGGAGGTAGTCACCGTGCCCGCTGGGGCCGCGCTTGGCAACGCCATGGGCGGACAGGCCTACGATTACATCCGTGGGCTGATGTACCCGGAAACCATGCCGTCTGTCGGCGAGTCATACAACAGGGCGGCTACAGATGCCGCCGTTGATCTCGGTGGTGGTGCCATCGTGGGCAAGGCGCTCGGCCTGGTGAAACCGGCGCTTTCACCTATCAAAGGGGCAATTGCACGTCGGGTAGGCAATTCCGCAGTAACTCCGCACGACATCGCAAAGTTGGAACAGTACGGGTTCCGACCGGAGGTCGGCATGCTCGGGAACCCCGAGGCTGCCGCTTACTCGCAGTCAATGCGGGGGAAACCGACAACGGGTTCCATTTTCGGTGAGGTGGACGCCCACAATCTCGCCAACGCCACAAAGATGAGCGACGGCATAGCCGCCAAGCTTGGGCCGGACATGATCCCGTATGACATCGGTCAGTTAGTGAAGCGTGACGCCATCGCGTTCAGGACACAATGGAAAGATGTCAGCGATGATCTGTGGAAAAAGGTCGGCGATTTCGTCCCTGATGGTGGGTCTATCCCCGCAAAAAACATCGTTGCCGAAGCGCAAAAGGTGCTTTTTATCGCCAAGCAGAGCCCGTATGCCGGGAACGCCATGGCCCCCGCTGTGCGCGAGGCAAAGCTGATCCTCGAATCCGTGGATGGAAACGGAAATATCAGTAAGGGGGCGCTAGACTCGATCAAGAAGGCGGCCCGAGGATCGTACAAGAAACTGGCCCATGAGGCCGATGATATCGACCGTTTGCGCATGACTTTCGAGCGGGCCGCAGACCGTGATCTCGGTGCGGCTGCTGAGGAGGCCGGTGGAGAGGCGGCAAAGCAGGCGCGGGCCGCCGCAAAGGATTGGTATAAACGGGGCATGGGGGACAAGAAGCTGGGAGAGGTGGGGCTACTCGACGAGGCCGCAGAGATCATCAAGAACCCTGAGCCGGAGAAAATCTATCGGCAGATAGTCGGCGGGGGAAAGCCCGCCGCCGAGCGCATGATGCGTGTGATGAATCTGCTTTCATCGGATACCCAAGCCGCTCTCCGGGCACGGGCCTACCGTGAAATGGCCATGCCCACACCGGGGGCGGCGAATGCCGACGGTGGAGGGTTCAGTTTTTCCACCTTCCTCACCCGGTATGCCCGGATGCAGCAAGAGGCTCCTGGCATGTCGGATATCCTTTTTGGCCCGGCCCGGAAGGATCTTGACAAGCTTCTCGACAGCGCAGAATTTTTTAAAAGTCTGGCAGGATATGCCAACAAATCGAACACCGCAGTGAATGCTGCATGGGACAATTTGTGGAAGCCAATCGTTGATTGGACCGGCAAGGCCGCTATCGGTGGTGGGGTGGCCGGAATGAGTCTATCGTCGGCGGTGCTTGGTGCCGCTGGAGGCGGTTCGGCTGTGGCTGGCCAATTGGCCGTATACCGACGCGTCGCGCGGCTCATGACTGACCCTGAGTTTGTCAAGTGGCTGGCCGGAAGCACCACGAAGGTGGCATCCGGAGCGACCACGGGGAAAGAGGCCCTTGGCCGGTTGGCCGCCATTGCTATTCAGCGTGCGTCGACATCCAAGGACAAGGAAATGACCAACGATTTCGTTTGGTACCTGACACAGACAGGCAACGACGTGACTAAAGTCACCGACCAGAACGGGAAAGTCAAAAAAGTAGAGGTGAAGTAATGACCGCATATCTACGCAACCCGCAGACCGTGCCGGACGATTCCGTTGGCGGTTCCAGCGTTCGCGAGGGAGTGGCCGAGCAGAACAACGTGGCCATCAACGATTTGTTCACGGCCCTGAACGCCCACGCCAACAACGAGGACGGGCGGTCGCATGTCGAGATTGACGAGGCGCTGGATGCGATCGGCGACGTGAGCTCCGCCGCCACCGCCGCACAGACCGCGCAGGCTGCGGCCGAGGCTGCCAGGGACAAGGCTTCCGAATGGGCCGAGAACCCAGAGAACGTGGCCGTGGAGAGCGGAGCATACTCGGCCAAGCATCACGCGCTCAAGGCCGCAACCTCGGCGTTGGCCGCACAGGATGCCGCGTCCTCAATTCCCGACATGAGCGACGTGCTCACAACCGGAGACGTCGGTACCGATGTCGGCGATATAATCGCTGTCCAAGCCGGGGGCAAACTGCCGCCTCTGGACGCCAGCGATTTGACCGGGATTGATGCCGTCCCCGAGTGGCTCATCCAGTCCACCAATCGCAACACGATGGAGAGGCTGGCCCGTCTCGGGATGTCCCTGTACGCCCTCCCGGGCATGATGGTTGACGAGTTCGAGGATGAAAGCGGTGTTGACCTCGGGGCGTCAAGCAACTTCTCTTATGTCGGAGATTACTACATAAGCGCTACGGAGACACAAGATGCCAGCACCGCAACAGGCGAGCGCGACGACAGCATCGTCGGGCGTACTCATGTCGACCGCACCTACGCCATCGACAACGGGGCGACAGTCTCCAAACTCGGATATTACTCCACGATTGCCAGGACAATCAAACTCAAGGTCGTGCAGCGCACCGATGCCGGTGCGTATACGGTCGTCAGAGACGAAGAGTTCTCCCATACCGGCTCCGGGTGGGAAGACTTTGCCCTTTCCTCCCCGTACACGGTCCCGGCGTCCGGCACATTCCATGCCGGTGCCTACGCGGACGGGGTTGCTCTCATGGTTTCCACCAGCACCGGGCTTCGTGCCGTTTACACCGGTGACGCAACAGGGTCCGTTTCTATGGCCGAGGCAACGGACATCGTAGCCAGAACCAGAGTCACCTATCTGGTGACCTCGGCATCGGCAACGCTACAAAGCGCGGCATCGTCCGCTGATACTGCCCCGTCGACAATCCGCGTGCTGGTCAGGCACGACGGTAGCGGAACGCTGAACACAGACCTCAATGCATACGCCTCACGCAATGGCGGGACAGACTTCACAGAAGGGACGCTGGCCGCCAAGTGGTCTGAGGGTGACACTCACTATTCCGAGGCCGTCATAGACGTGTCCGGACAGCCCTCAGGGACCAGCCTTAAATGGAAGATCTCACAGGGCAACGGGGTAACCGCGACCATTCATGCCATTGCGATGAACTGGTAAACTCAACAATACACACAAGGAGAAAATAACATGACCATTCGTATTTCCACTGCTTTGCGCAACGCTCTGGGCGACGCCATCACCACCCTGGCCGACGCCGGGACGGCCGCCGCGCATCTCAAGATTTACAGCGGCACCAAACCAGCCACCAAGGGCACAGCCCCGTCCGGCGATGTTCTTGCGGATTTCGTCATGGCTGACCCGATTGCGGATTCCTCAGCGTCCGGCATCTGGACGGCCTCCGCAGTGTCCAGCGTGACTGCCGGGAATACCGGCGTGCCGACCTTCGCCGTGCTCGAGGACAGCGACGGGACCTACATCGCCGACTTCGACGCCCGCCTGTCCACGGCAACCAATAACGGCGAGGAGGTCGTGGTGACCATCTCCGGCGGCGGCACGTCAATCGCGGCCGGGGCCACTGTCTCGCTGTCTTCGGCCACGCTGACAATGCCCAACGCCTAGCATGCAATTCACGTCCCCGCTCAATGCTCCGCTGACCGCCCGGCCGATTCGGGAAACCCCGGCCATCACCGGACGGTCGGTGGCGTTGCATCTGCCGTGCGTCCACTGTCAGTGTGGCTGGCGTGGGAGGGGCCATGAACTGCTGACCGATCCATCGAGTTTGTATTGGTACTGCCCGCATTGTCGGCGAACATTTTGGGGGTGGAGTTGATGGCTGAATTGACGCTGCAAAATTCTTCCGAATACGCGCTCGCCGCCGATGGTCGGGATATGCGGACCGTGATCGGCGGCAGTGACGAACGGTGGCCGGGCCTGGTTGTACCGAACGCGAATTTGTCTTTGAAAATTGGCGGCCAGGAAGTGGCTTGGCTGAATATTAACCGGACCGATGCGACGGCAGTTCCTGGGGAAACATTCGATGGCACGACGCTGTCCGTTCCCACCGGAGACATTTTCCGTATGGCTGCGGACCGGCTGAAATGGGATGTGGAGTTTACGACTCACCCCGGTGTTTATGCCTGGGGATTTGCGCTCAGAGACAGCGGCAATCTCAGCTACCACTATCAGCCAGACCTGACGGACCAGGAATTAGCCGCTGGTGTCGAGCGACCCGAGGATGTGGTTGGTTCCTATGCCATCTACATGGACCGCATGCACAACGAATACGGCACGGGCAAGTTTGCCCACGTTTACCGGCCGCTGTTTCAGGATGCGAATGGTGACGAGCAGTGGGGTTCGATCGAGATCGCCGATGGCGTGATGACCATCTCCATAGCCCCGGAGTGGCTGGATGGTGCGGCGTTTCCCGTGACGCTGGACCCGACGATTGGTTATGACACAATGGGGAGTTCCAACATTGCGGGCAGTCAGGCGTATCGAGCGGCATTGGCAGCCGATAAATACACAGCGGCCAGCGGCGACACCATCACCGCTATCCATATGGGGCTGAGGACGTACGGTAGCGGGTCCATAAATGTGGGGGTTTTTGACCTGGACGACAGCCTGTCCAGAATCACGGAAGCCACATTGACGGCTTCCGATTCCAGTTACACCTGGCGTCATGCCACTGGACTGAGTGCTTCTCTGGTCGCTGGTGACGAGTACGTGATGGGGTTCTCTTCGTCAGCCGATCTTCGCCCGATTATGGACTCGTATACATCCGCCGCAATCATCGGAACATACGGCGATCCATTCACCGATTCTGGCGGCGCGAGCTATCGTTTTTCCGTGTACGCCGACGTGGAGTCCGGAGGGGCCACTCCAGATGTCACAGCCGCCATCTCGGGCGAGTTATGGGACATTTCCGGGGCCGTTACGGCGCAGGCCTCCAACCCCGTCTCCGCATCTATCTCCGGACAACTGGAGGCCATCATCGGCAGCGTTGCCATGTTTTCCTCGGAGGACAGTACGGCGGCCATGGATGGTGGCCTGGACGACATCTTGGGCGCGGTTGTTGTCGAGGTGGACAACATTTCTTCGGCGGCGCTTTCCGGGCACCTCGGGGACATCTCCGGGGGCGTTGTCGTGGACGTGCGCAACCAGGTTGTGGCCTTTATCTCGGGCCAGATTGGCGATTTGACCGGGGCTGTCGCTGTCACAATCTACCCCGATGGCATCACCGAGATCTCTTCATCCAGCGCAATCTCGTTCGACCGGACGATTTCAGACGCCATTGCCTTTGACCGGACGCTGGCCAGCACCATAACTTTTGAACTCGGGGGATAATATGACCTATGACGCCACCATCCGCTCCGGAGACACCCGCAATCTCGTCTTTACCGTGACAACCGGCGGCGAGGCGACGGACGTATCCGGAGCCTCTTGGACGCACGGCATCGCTGCATACCCAGGGGCGGGCACTGTCGGCGCGGACAGGTCCGGGACAGTTCCCAGCGGGACGGAAATCACCGTTCCGCTTTCGTCTGGGGACACCGCCATTGCCCCTGGCCGATACTACCACGAGCTTGAGGTGACCGATGCGCTCGGGAATGTCTCGACCTACGGCGGGTATATTCTGATCGAACCGGCGAGTGTGGACTAGGGGGAAGACTGTGAAACTTGTGCCCCCTTTTGTGCCCCCTTTGAGTGGGGCATGAAGAGAAAACAAGGGGGCACGAGGCGAAAGTAGGTTCAAAAAACTCTGTAACTCACTGTGTTTTAATGCCTACAAAAAGCATGGTTCACGCCTGCTAAGCGTGTTATGGGTGTAAAGCTCATACGAGGGTTCAAATCCCTCCTTCTCCGCCAGAGAACAAAAGGGTTACGTGATATTCACGTAACCCTTTTTTCATGCCGTGCGTCCGAGCTGTTGTTGAAGTATACCAGCCGGAGACGCGGTAGGCCGTGTCGGTTGCACATTCCAGCAAGAGACTTCAAGAGGTATCAAATATGAATTACGATGTGTTGTTCCACTTTGACCACGACCCTCAGGCCTTGAATATCGCTTTCAGCAACATCAGAAATTATTTCAACGCATTTTCGGAGGACAAGCCCGAAGTGGTTTTGGTGGTCAACGGGCCGGGCGTCAAGCTGCTCGACCGTGAAGGCGAGTTCGCGGCGCAGCTCGGCGAGGCGCTGTCCCTGGGCGCGGCCATCAGGGTCTGCAACAATGCTCTGACGCACTTCGGCATCGATCCCGAACGACTCTGCCCGGGCTGCGAGGTGGTCCCCGCCGGGGTGGTGGAGATCGTTGAATTGCAGCGTAAGGGCTTCGCCTACGTGAAACCCTAGTCCCGCGTTCTAAAGGTCCGGCTACATCCCCAGCCCGTTGGCGCTGAAGACCGGGGTTCCCTGGCGCAGAGTCAGGGCCGCGAAGGGCAGTGCCGGGTCCGAGTCGTCCACGAGGACCAGATCGGCGCGTTTGCCGGGCTCGATGTCGCCGCGGTCGGTCATTCCGGCTGCGCGGGCCGGGCCGGAGGAAACCAGCCGCCAGGCGTCCGGGAAGGGGCAGACCTTGTCGCGGGACAGGGCGAAGGCGGCCTGGAGCAGGGAAGGGTAGAAGTAGTCCGAGGTCAGGGCGTCGCACAGATTCATGCGGATGGCGTCGCGGGCCATGAGCCGGTTGATATGGCTCTTGCCGCGCAGGGCATTGGGGGCGCCCAGGATGACCGCATCGCCGAGTTCGCGTGCGCTCCGGGCAGTGGGCTCGTCCAGGGGGAATTCGGAAATGGCGCACCCCAACTTGTTGTACCAGGAGCGGGTGGCCGGGTCCGGGTCGTCGTGGGAAGCCATGGGGAGGTTCCGTTCCGCCGCCGCAGCGGCCAGCCGCCGGATGCCTTCTGGCACGGCGGCCGCGCGTTCCTTTATCTCGGTTATCAGATTGATGAACGACTCCCGGTTCAGGCCGGTGCGGTCCAGATACCCTGACATTTTGGAGTAGCGGTCCAGATTGGAGAACATGGCGTCGATATGGTCGTTGAAGGCGAGCATGTCCACGGTCCCGTCGAGTATCCAGGATTCGACCTCGTCCAGGGCCGGGAGGTTGTACGTCTCGAAGCGCAGGTGCAGGCGGGTGTCGCAACCCAGCCTGTCCCGTACGGCCTTGAAATCGGCCAGAAAGGCGTGGGCGGCTTCACGGCTCCGTAACCCCGGTTCCCAGGAGCAGGTCAGTCCGTGGAAAGCGGTGGTGATGCCGTTGGCCGTCATGGTCCGGTCGGTATCGAGCAGCCCCAGGGCGCGGCTGAAGGACACGCCCGCGCGGGGCATGATGTGGCGCTCGAAGCCGTCGCCGTGCAGATCCACTATGCCGGGCAGGATGAGCTTGCCCCGTGCGTCGATGGATTTCCCGCCGTTCGCACTCCCGGTCAAGGAGTCCCCGACTTCCTGAATGACCCCGTCGGCCACGATGATGTCCGTCTGTCGCATGTCGCCGTCCGGCAACAGCACGCGTCCGTTTCGTATGCGCATATCCATGTATTCTTTCCTTGTTGTCAGCTTGTTCGCATGAAGATCGTGCGGCCGTTTCGTGACGGTCGCGCGGCGATTCGCCGTGAAGCCGTTTTCCCGTATCTGAAGCACCGGGTTTCCGGATTGGGGGCCATGTTCGGCGAGGCTGTCGGAAAAAGTAAAGCAGTAGACAGGTCGCTGATTTGTCTAGGGGAAGTTCGTCTTATGTACGTTCAACCGCAATCAGCGCGTAACGCAACGGCCATACTCTGTGACCCAATCGATCGTCGGCCCTGGCCGGCGCAACCGGAAATCATGGAGAGAATCAATGAAACGTTCGATCGTCACCCTGCTCATGGCTCTGCTCATGGTCTGTGCCATGGGGGCCTGGGCCCTGGCCGCCGAAACCGTTCGGCTGGCCGTCACCGATTTAGAAGGCATGGAGGAACTCCAGCGGGAGTTCGGCGTGTTCAAGGAAAAGCTGGGCAGCCTGACCGGCTACGATTTCGAGTTCTTCCCGGTCAACAATCGCACCGCCGCCGTGGAGGCGCTCAAGTCCAAGCGTGTGGATTTCGTCCTGACCGGCCCGGCCGAGTACGTGGTCTTCAAGAAGCGCGTGCATGCCGAACCCGTGGTCGGTTTTTCCCGGCCCGACTACTTCGGTTCGATCATCGTGCTGGCCGACAGCGGGATCAATTCCGTCCCGGAACTCAAGAGCAAAAAGGTGGCCATGGGCGATGTGGGCTCCACTTCCAAGCACCTGGCCCCCATGCAGATCCTCAAGGACAACGGGCTTGATCCCCTCAAGGACGTCAAGACCATGCACGTGGACTACAAGGTCGGCTTCGAGGCCCTCAAGCGCGGCGACGTGGCCGCATTCTGCACCACCAATGACAAGTTCCTGAAGATGCGGTCCAAGGACAAGCAGCTGTCCGCTGGCGCGTTCAAGGTCATCGCGCGCGGTCCTGACCTGCCCAACGACGTGCTCGTGGTCGGCCCCCACGTTTCCAAGGATGTGGTTGCCAAGGTGCGTGCCGCCTTTGCCGATCATTCCGACGAGATGGTCGCCGCCATTCTG
Protein-coding sequences here:
- a CDS encoding alpha-D-ribose 1-methylphosphonate 5-triphosphate diphosphatase, which translates into the protein MDMRIRNGRVLLPDGDMRQTDIIVADGVIQEVGDSLTGSANGGKSIDARGKLILPGIVDLHGDGFERHIMPRAGVSFSRALGLLDTDRTMTANGITTAFHGLTCSWEPGLRSREAAHAFLADFKAVRDRLGCDTRLHLRFETYNLPALDEVESWILDGTVDMLAFNDHIDAMFSNLDRYSKMSGYLDRTGLNRESFINLITEIKERAAAVPEGIRRLAAAAAERNLPMASHDDPDPATRSWYNKLGCAISEFPLDEPTARSARELGDAVILGAPNALRGKSHINRLMARDAIRMNLCDALTSDYFYPSLLQAAFALSRDKVCPFPDAWRLVSSGPARAAGMTDRGDIEPGKRADLVLVDDSDPALPFAALTLRQGTPVFSANGLGM
- a CDS encoding DsrE family protein, which gives rise to MNYDVLFHFDHDPQALNIAFSNIRNYFNAFSEDKPEVVLVVNGPGVKLLDREGEFAAQLGEALSLGAAIRVCNNALTHFGIDPERLCPGCEVVPAGVVEIVELQRKGFAYVKP
- a CDS encoding phosphate/phosphite/phosphonate ABC transporter substrate-binding protein, with protein sequence MKRSIVTLLMALLMVCAMGAWALAAETVRLAVTDLEGMEELQREFGVFKEKLGSLTGYDFEFFPVNNRTAAVEALKSKRVDFVLTGPAEYVVFKKRVHAEPVVGFSRPDYFGSIIVLADSGINSVPELKSKKVAMGDVGSTSKHLAPMQILKDNGLDPLKDVKTMHVDYKVGFEALKRGDVAAFCTTNDKFLKMRSKDKQLSAGAFKVIARGPDLPNDVLVVGPHVSKDVVAKVRAAFADHSDEMVAAILTGDDNQKYKGMVFLPNVKDADYNYVRSMYATIGYPQYSDFVGD